DNA sequence from the Longimicrobiaceae bacterium genome:
GGCCGAGGCAGCCGGCAAAGCACGTCGGCCGGCACGCGGTAGCATCTCGCCACGCGGGACCGCCGTACGTCTCCAACGAAGTCCGTGAGAATCGGTGCGGCCGCATCGCCCTGGCGGCTAAAGCCGCGGGCTACGACGGCACGAAGCCCACGTGCGTGGGCTGCTACCGATGGTCCGAATCGCTTCGGCGAGACTCGGCTGAGGGTAGCCGATCCGCCCGGATTCCGTATCACCCGTCCATCGCCCGATCCAGGATTCGATGCCGTCGACCATGTCTCCCGTGCGCAGGGCGCTCCACTTCGCGGTGGGGCGCTCCAGCGGCGTCTGGAACCTGCTGCGGTCGCCGCGGCTGCGGCTGCGCGCCTTCGGCAGCCCCATCGACACCATGCTGTACGCGCTGACCATCTCCCGGCCGCGCGTGTTCTTCGTACAGGTGGGGTCGAACGACGCGGTGGCGGGCGACCCGCTGCGCCCGTTCCTGTGGAACCGCCACTGGCGCGGAGTGATGGTGGAGCCGGTGGGCTACGTCTTCAAGCGGCTGAGCGCGCACTACGGAGCGGATGAGCGCTTCACGCTGGTGAACGCCGCCATCGGCGAGGCGGACGGGCCCCGCGCCTTCTACCACTTCCCGGAAGGCATGGAAGGCCTGCCGGTGTGGTACGACCAGCTCGGCTCGTTCTCGCTGGAGACGGTGAAGGCCGCGGCGGCCACGCTGCCGGGGCTGGAGGAGCGCATCCAGACCACCATGGTGAGCTGCATGACGTTCGAGACGCTGGCCGCGAAGCACGCGGTGGGCAGCCTGGACGTGATCCACGTGGACACCGAGGGCTACGACTACCAGATCCTCAAGCTGGTGGACCTGCGCCGCCACCACCCCACGCTGCTCATCTACGAGCACAAGATCCTTTCGCCGGCTGACCGCGATGCCGCACAGGCTCTTGTCCGCGACTCCGGCTACGTGCTCATGGAGGTGGGCGGCGACACGCTCGCCCTCGCGACGGAGGCGCTCTCGGACCCGGTGCTGTCCTCCGCCTGGGACCTCATCGGCGGGCCGCGGAGTTGAACCGCGGCAGCGAAGCGGCGCGATGCGGAATCGAGCGGCGGTTTTCGGTAGATGTGGATGCGACGAAGGGCTCGGCCGATGGCCGGGCGATTCGTGCTTTCGGGAGATGCAAACCGTTGTATGAGGATTCCGGCGGCCGACGCGTTATCCTAGTGACAGGTTGACATCCCCACATTCCCCCGCTGCACCTCCAATCGCCACGCCGGACCGCGCCGCGCCCGCTCTGCGGGCTGGGACGGTTACCCTGCCCCGGCTGCATCGGATCGAACCCCCAGGCCGCGCCACGCGCGCGCCGGACGCGGAGCCCACGGCCTTGATGCGG
Encoded proteins:
- a CDS encoding FkbM family methyltransferase, whose product is MPSTMSPVRRALHFAVGRSSGVWNLLRSPRLRLRAFGSPIDTMLYALTISRPRVFFVQVGSNDAVAGDPLRPFLWNRHWRGVMVEPVGYVFKRLSAHYGADERFTLVNAAIGEADGPRAFYHFPEGMEGLPVWYDQLGSFSLETVKAAAATLPGLEERIQTTMVSCMTFETLAAKHAVGSLDVIHVDTEGYDYQILKLVDLRRHHPTLLIYEHKILSPADRDAAQALVRDSGYVLMEVGGDTLALATEALSDPVLSSAWDLIGGPRS